The following proteins are co-located in the Gemmatimonadota bacterium genome:
- a CDS encoding NADH-quinone oxidoreductase subunit I: MAIIVEARKMTLAERLYLPAVIKGMLLTLAHLFRKKVTMQYPEVQKILPPGYRGAHRLNKDEQDRVKCVACEMCAVACPADCITIEGMETEWNDREKIPRTFQIDMLRCIFCGMCVEACPEDAIDMTDDIELVATSREEMIWDRERLLKNYDETKDQEGTLGQVLRKSREAFTRPRGDQLPDPGGPGGH; encoded by the coding sequence ATGGCAATCATTGTTGAAGCGCGCAAGATGACCCTGGCGGAGCGGCTTTACCTTCCCGCGGTGATCAAGGGCATGCTCCTGACCCTCGCGCACCTCTTCAGGAAGAAGGTCACCATGCAGTACCCGGAGGTGCAGAAGATCCTGCCGCCCGGATACCGCGGCGCCCACCGGCTAAACAAGGACGAGCAGGACCGGGTCAAGTGCGTGGCCTGCGAGATGTGCGCCGTGGCCTGTCCCGCCGACTGCATCACCATCGAAGGCATGGAGACGGAATGGAACGACCGGGAGAAGATCCCCCGCACGTTCCAGATCGACATGCTCCGGTGCATTTTCTGCGGCATGTGCGTGGAAGCCTGTCCCGAAGACGCCATCGACATGACGGACGACATCGAACTCGTGGCCACGTCGCGGGAGGAGATGATCTGGGACCGGGAACGCCTGCTGAAGAACTACGATGAAACCAAAGATCAGGAGGGCACGCTGGGCCAGGTCCTTCGAAAGAGCCGGGAGGCCTTCACGCGCCCCCGGGGAGATCAGCTTCCCGACCCGGGTGGTCCGGGCGGTCATTGA
- a CDS encoding NADH-quinone oxidoreductase subunit J, with the protein MELYFFLFFAIVAVASSVAMILQRNPIYCVLLLIMVMISIAGLYLMLDAQFVAIIQIVVYAGAIMVLFLFVIMLLNLSREEGGVFRIQKPLAVLLAALLFLPVAAMIMSYASGGTTPPADGGGNGFGEVEQIGTLLFTKYLLPVEIAAVLLLIAIVGAVVLTRKGTVSVGE; encoded by the coding sequence ATGGAACTCTACTTCTTTCTTTTTTTCGCCATTGTAGCCGTCGCGAGCAGCGTGGCCATGATCCTGCAGCGCAACCCGATCTACTGCGTGCTGCTGCTCATCATGGTCATGATATCCATCGCCGGCCTGTACCTGATGCTGGACGCCCAGTTCGTCGCGATCATACAGATCGTCGTGTATGCCGGCGCCATCATGGTCCTCTTCCTCTTCGTTATCATGCTGCTGAACCTGAGCCGCGAGGAGGGCGGGGTGTTTCGCATCCAGAAACCGCTGGCCGTACTCCTGGCCGCGCTGCTGTTCCTGCCTGTGGCGGCCATGATCATGTCCTATGCGAGCGGCGGAACGACCCCTCCGGCGGATGGCGGCGGAAACGGATTCGGCGAGGTGGAACAGATCGGAACGCTGTTGTTCACGAAATACCTGCTGCCCGTGGAGATCGCGGCCGTGCTCCTGCTGATCGCCATCGTGGGCGCCGTGGTACTTACGCGCAAGGGCACCGTTTCCGTGGGCGAGTGA
- the nuoK gene encoding NADH-quinone oxidoreductase subunit NuoK, giving the protein MIPVTYYLVLSAVLFLVGATGVLVRRNAIIVLMGIELMLNGANLSFVAFARQFGMADGHIYVFLVITVAAAEVAIGLALVILLFRNRGTVNIDEVRSLRW; this is encoded by the coding sequence ATGATCCCTGTCACCTATTACCTGGTCCTGAGTGCCGTGCTCTTCCTGGTCGGCGCCACCGGCGTGCTGGTTCGGCGGAACGCTATCATTGTGCTGATGGGCATCGAGTTGATGCTCAACGGGGCCAATCTCTCTTTCGTGGCCTTTGCCCGGCAGTTCGGCATGGCCGACGGCCACATCTACGTGTTTTTGGTGATAACCGTGGCGGCTGCCGAAGTGGCTATCGGCCTGGCCCTGGTGATCCTGCTGTTCCGCAACCGCGGAACGGTCAACATCGACGAGGTCCGGTCCCTGCGCTGGTAG
- the nuoL gene encoding NADH-quinone oxidoreductase subunit L: MTESFSYVWLIPFLPLLGAFINVFFNRNPRVSGMIACAMVAASFLLALGVFLQLIGLPDGERSVDVVVYSWITTGTFAVDVAFLVDPLSTVMMLVVTGVGLLIHVYSIGYMGKDACCVRYFSYLNLFMFAMLILVMGNNFLLMFVGWEGVGLCSYLLIGFWCERRSAANAGMKAFVVNRIGDFAFILGLLLIFLYAGSLTYADVFAADPAVLAPVITAVTLLLFIGAMGKSAQVPLHVWLPDAMEGPTPVSALIHAATMVTAGVYMVARCHALFAQSATAMTVVAVVGAVTAIFAAYIALTQYDIKRVLAYSTVSQLGYMFLACGVGYFTAGIFHLVTHAFFKALLFMGAGSVIHALEHALEKGRDPQDLRNMGGLRDLMPVTYKSMLLATLAIAGIAPFAGFFSKDLILLGAFVNAPVLWLVGLATGAMTAFYMFRLLFMTFGGETRLSRDETEKVRESSRVMTIPLVLLAVLSTVGGFIGIPHVFAAGMDRFGGFLAPVFSGLPEAQVPSASVELALMVLALLVAAAGIWGAYTVYIRGNRVFDRLVPRALYTLSLEKFYVDEIYDTVIVGPVRKIARGCWRILDSTIVDGGLTLAALTVRSMGNAIRYTQTGVVQNYALIMVIGALVVFAYITGYLGP, encoded by the coding sequence ATGACCGAATCCTTCAGTTACGTCTGGCTGATCCCCTTCCTGCCCCTCCTCGGGGCCTTCATCAACGTATTCTTCAACCGGAACCCCCGCGTATCCGGGATGATCGCCTGCGCGATGGTGGCCGCGTCCTTCCTGCTCGCGCTGGGTGTCTTCCTCCAGCTCATAGGGCTGCCGGATGGAGAACGCAGCGTCGACGTGGTCGTCTATTCGTGGATCACGACGGGCACCTTCGCGGTGGACGTGGCCTTCCTGGTCGATCCGCTTTCGACGGTCATGATGCTGGTGGTGACCGGGGTCGGACTGCTGATCCACGTCTATTCCATCGGCTACATGGGCAAGGACGCCTGCTGCGTCCGGTATTTCTCCTATCTGAACCTGTTCATGTTCGCCATGCTCATCCTCGTGATGGGCAACAACTTCCTGCTGATGTTCGTCGGCTGGGAAGGGGTCGGGCTCTGTTCCTACCTGCTGATCGGGTTCTGGTGCGAAAGGCGATCCGCGGCGAACGCGGGCATGAAGGCCTTCGTGGTGAACCGCATCGGCGATTTCGCCTTCATTCTGGGCCTGCTCCTGATCTTCCTGTACGCTGGCTCGCTCACCTATGCCGATGTGTTCGCGGCGGACCCGGCCGTGCTCGCCCCGGTCATCACGGCCGTCACCCTCTTGCTATTCATCGGGGCCATGGGCAAGTCCGCCCAGGTGCCCCTCCACGTCTGGCTGCCGGACGCCATGGAAGGCCCCACGCCCGTCAGCGCGCTGATCCACGCGGCCACCATGGTGACCGCGGGCGTGTACATGGTCGCCCGGTGCCACGCGCTCTTCGCGCAGTCCGCCACGGCCATGACCGTCGTGGCCGTCGTCGGCGCGGTCACGGCCATCTTCGCCGCGTACATCGCCCTGACCCAGTACGATATCAAGCGCGTCCTGGCCTATTCCACCGTGAGCCAGCTGGGGTACATGTTCCTGGCCTGCGGCGTCGGCTACTTCACCGCGGGGATCTTCCACCTGGTCACCCACGCGTTCTTCAAGGCCCTGTTGTTCATGGGCGCGGGCAGCGTCATACACGCGCTGGAACACGCTTTGGAAAAGGGCAGGGATCCCCAGGACCTCCGCAACATGGGCGGGCTCCGCGACCTTATGCCGGTGACCTACAAGTCCATGCTGCTGGCGACCCTGGCCATCGCGGGGATCGCGCCGTTCGCGGGTTTCTTCAGCAAGGACCTGATCCTGCTGGGCGCCTTCGTCAACGCCCCAGTGCTGTGGCTGGTCGGTCTGGCCACCGGAGCCATGACCGCCTTCTACATGTTCCGGCTGCTGTTCATGACCTTCGGCGGCGAGACCCGGCTGAGCCGGGACGAAACCGAAAAGGTCCGCGAGTCGTCCCGCGTCATGACCATACCGCTGGTCCTGCTGGCCGTGCTGTCCACCGTGGGCGGATTCATCGGCATCCCCCACGTGTTCGCAGCGGGCATGGACCGGTTCGGCGGATTCCTCGCGCCGGTGTTCTCCGGGCTGCCGGAGGCGCAGGTTCCCTCCGCGAGCGTCGAGCTGGCCCTGATGGTCCTGGCCCTGCTGGTGGCCGCGGCCGGTATCTGGGGCGCGTACACCGTGTACATTCGCGGCAACAGGGTTTTCGACCGCCTGGTACCGCGGGCGCTGTATACGCTGTCGCTGGAGAAGTTCTACGTGGATGAGATCTACGACACCGTCATCGTGGGACCGGTGAGGAAGATCGCCCGGGGATGCTGGCGCATCCTGGATTCCACGATCGTCGACGGGGGGCTGACCCTGGCCGCGCTCACGGTCCGCAGCATGGGGAACGCGATCCGGTATACGCAGACGGGGGTCGTTCAGAACTACGCGTTGATCATGGTCATCGGCGCGCTCGTGGTCTTCGCCTATATCACCGGTTACCTGGGACCGTAA